From Osmerus eperlanus chromosome 28, fOsmEpe2.1, whole genome shotgun sequence, the proteins below share one genomic window:
- the LOC134014862 gene encoding ankyrin repeat domain-containing protein 31-like has translation MPTFTLTGRRVEQLNTVTQLSSEGTASRNRKRNHISTRKTTSPTMHKAPMKRAKTSPVRTSWRREGGRKKRGRKEGERREGKVTLAMAHRRNVLGESGIHVAVMNGDTEKVRAFLRLGPNVNMTDNAGWSPLHEAASRGHYDISMVLISAGALVNAAADADITPLHDAVRNQHLQVAELLLRAGADPLLGDTGGQTAYNVASDLSLLRLMERHAPKHKRTQLTALKKAKNSETRNSEGRMSDDEQGSRGHLRSAQPQTQQIQTQQIQTQQIQTQQIQTQQIQTQQIQIHQIQTRLCSAQAQP, from the exons ATGCCGACTTTTACCTTGACAG ggaggagagtagagcagTTGAACACAGT CACCCAGCTGAGCTCAGAGGGAACAGCTTCCAGGAACAGGAAACGGAACCACATCAGCACCAGAAAGACTACATCTCCCACGATGCACAAGGCCCCTATGAAAC GAGCGAAGACCAGCCCAGTGAGgaccagctggaggagggagggagggaggaagaaaagagggaggaaggagggcgagaggagggagggaaaggtgaCCCTGGCCATGGCCCACAGGAGGAACGTCCTTGGGGAGTCTGGGATCCACGTGGCTGTGATGAACGGAGATACTGAGAAGGTCCGAGCCTTCCTCCGGCTGGGCCCCAACGTCAACATGACTGATAACGCCG GCTGGAGCCCTCTGCACGAGGCTGCATCCAGGGGCCACTATGACATCAGCATGGTGTTGATCTCAGCTGGAGCTCTGGTAAATGCTGCTGCCGACGCTGACATCACACCCCTCCACGACGCCGTCCGGAACCAACACCTGCAG GTTGCAGAGCTGCTGTTGCGTGCCGGGGCTGACCCCCTGCTGGGAGatacaggaggacagacagcctACAACGTcgcctcagacctctctctgcTCAGGCTCATGGAAAGACACGCCCCTAAACACAAGAGAACACAACTGACAG CTTTAAAGAAAGCAAAAAACTCAGAGACCAGGAACAGTGAAGGCAGGATGTCAGATGACGAGCAGGGA AGCAGAGGTCATCTCCGCTCAGCTCAGCCCCAGACCCAGCAGATCCAGACCCAGCAGATCCAGACCCAGCAGATCCAGACCCAGCAGATTCAGACCCAGCAGATCCAGACCCAGCAGATCCAGATCCATCAGATCCAGACCCGGCTCTGCTcagcccaggcccagccctAG
- the gcnt4a gene encoding beta-1,3-galactosyl-O-glycosyl-glycoprotein beta-1,6-N-acetylglucosaminyltransferase 4 produces the protein MKIRCAPLHKLRRKCYLLSVSLLALCLLKLVYIKVSVRNHFYIEPYGITASAYRIKTHRYNINCRAIYNLDPVEIGKSLEIRRKVIVDLEDDSVVSLTADCERYVEARGYDLMSVSEEERTFPLAYSLVVHKNAPMVERILRAIYTPHNVYCIHYDQKSSLPFITAMNNLALCLPNVFIASRLETVLYAHITRLNADLNCLSDLLASEVGWKYVINLCGQDFPLRGNRELVRELRALNGSSMLESSRPSQLKKQRFLFQHELKDVPYEYRRLPVRTGRPKAPPPHALQVFSGSAYFVLPRDFVSFVGSSPVARDFLAWSADTYSPDEHFWASLVRVPGVPGGIPPTAPDVTDLQSRTRLVKWNYLEGSLYPPCSGAHMRSVCIYGAAELRWLLNYGHWFANKFDPKVDPVLIKCLEETLEEKRQHSRNLVNEEK, from the coding sequence aTGAAAATAAGATGCGCCCCCTTACATAAACTGAGACGCAAATGTTACCTGCTCTCCGTGTCTCTGCTGGCTCTGTGCCTGCTGAAGCTGGTCTACATCAAGGTGTCTGTGAGGAACCACTTCTACATCGAGCCTTATGGGATCACCGCCAGTGCATACAGGATCAAAACCCACAGGTACAACATCAACTGCAGGGCCATATACAACCTGGACCCTGTTGAGATTGGCAAGTCCCTGGAGATACGGAGGAAGGTGATCGTGGACTTGGAGGACGACAGCGTCGTGTCTCTGACCGCAGACTGTGAGAGGTATGTTGAGGCCAGAGGATATGACCTCATGTCGgtctctgaggaggagagaacttTCCCGCTGGCGTACTCGCTGGTGGTCCACAAGAACGCTCCCATGGTGGAGCGCATCCTGCGAGCCATCTACACACCTCACAACGTCTACTGCATCCACTACGACCAGAAGTCCTCCCTGCCCTTCATCACAGCCATGAACAACctggctctctgcctccccaatGTTTTCATCGCCTCCAGGCTGGAGACCGTGCTTTACGCCCACATCACACGGCTCAACGCCGACCTCAACTGCCTGTCCGATCTGCTGGCTTCAGAGGTCGGCTGGAAGTACGTCATCAACCTGTGCGGCCAGGACTTCCCGCTCCGGGGGAACAGGGAGCTGGTGAGGGAGCTCCGGGCGCTGAACGGCAGCAGCATGTTGGAGTCCAGCCGGCCCAGCCAACTGAAGAAGCAGCGCTTCCTGTTCCAGCATGAGCTGAAGGACGTCCCGTACGAGTACCGCCGTCTCCCGGTCAGGACCGGCCGGCCCAAGGCCCCGCCGCCGCACGCACTGCAGGTGTTCAGCGGGAGCGCCTACTTCGTCCTGCCTCGTGACTTTGTCAGCTTTGTGGGCAGCAGTCCCGTGGCGCGGGACTTCCTGGCGTGGTCCGCAGACACGTACTCCCCAGACGAGCACTTCTGGGCCTCGCTGGTGCGCGTGCCAGGTGTGCCGGGAGGGATCCCCCCGACCGCCCCCGACGTGACTGACCTGCAGAGCCGGACACGCCTGGTGAAGTGGAACTACCTGGAGGGCTCGCTGTACCCGCCCTGCTCCGGCGCACACATGAGGAGCGTCTGCATCTACGGGGCGGCTGAGCTACGCTGGCTGCTCAACTACGGACACTGGTTTGCCAACAAGTTTGATCCCAAAGTGGACCCGGTGCTGATCAAGTGCTTGGAGGAGACACTGGAAGAGAAGAGGCAGCACAGTAGGAACTTGGTGAATGAGGAGAAATAA